The Metarhizium brunneum chromosome 3, complete sequence DNA window GTCTCGAACGATGTAGTCATCACAGTAACAGCCACCGGCATATCTATCCTCCAGATACTTAAGTTTAGTATCATACGCATGGCAGGCCTCTACACGCAATTACACTACGGTGTGACCACATTCTGCCAAGCGGTCGAGCATGACATCTACGCATTGTTAGTAGGTCGGATTTTTCGTTGCGCGCACAGTAGATGCTACGCGTTGTATGCTGCCCAGGATGGAACTAACTTGCCGCTCTCGAGACTGATGCAAAGGTCCGAAGAGCCTTGCATATTTCCGCAGTGCCTTTTTCAGAATCCCCAGCCACAGCGTCCAAATTAAAAGCAGACTCTGCAGCCTGGAAGAAGGTAATCGTGATGGAAGGAGTTAGAGCGGTCAAGTAGTCAGATTGTCTCTCGAGATGACTATTAAAATGGGACGCCATGTCAGTCACAAACTGCAACGCAAACTTGATAGCCAACTTGGCGAATTGGACATTATTGTCCGTTTCGTGCCGCATTTGGTCGTCTGGCATGATGCGTTGGGGTGTCAAATAATGGCAATAGAGGGTAAGCAGAGCACTATATGCGCAGTCAGTGACACAGAGGTCGGCGCGAAAGGGGCTGCGGTGGAAGGATGTTAAGCCAATCCACCTTCTGGGGTAATTTGACCTTATACACATGGCAAAAGAGCCGCAGCAAACTTCCCACGTATCGCATTCGTCCGACATTGTGTTCAGCAGGTCACGAAGTTTCTCGTCCAAGTCTGAAAACTCGGCCACGCCGGGTAGTACCGAGGCTTGGGAGAGCCTCGACCGCCAACGATGGGCGTCATGCAGGAGAATGGCCGCTTGCGCAGCTCGCTGAAAACTGCCGAGGCTGATGGAAATTGGTGTATTTGACGGAATGTCCTTGACAAATAGTCGATAGGCGCGACCATCCCAAAGATAGCCTGTATTTGGCAAcaaatcatcatcttcgGGGCGTGGGACGATGAATGGTAAATCTTGAGTCGAAGGGTCCTGATGGACAATTCTATACTTGTGTTAATAACAACATCGGGTATCGCGGTGGGTTGAAACGAGACTATACGCACTGGTCAAGAATAAATAACGTCCACCATAGAGCTCTCTGGTATATGCACTTGTCAGTCCTTTGTTTTCCCGCCCCAAGTCCAAAAATGCTAGCCATGCATAGAGTCTCAGTCAGGGTGCGAAATGCTAGCCTTGGTTCCCCATACTCGAGTTCAAATAAAGTAATCATGGCGCCGCATTGCATAAGTTCCATGGCCGGATCTGACAGACAGCAAAGCAAAGCCCACGCCTTCTTCGTCGCCTTGTAGGCAGCATCTAGTGTGGCATTGTCTGTGTCTGGGTATCGTGCCGATTTTGTCGCAAGATACATGCTTAGGATTAATAGTATTTGCTCAGCGGAGGCGATACTTTGTAGCCGGGATGCCGCGAGGTCATGGTCCTTCAGCCGGGCGGAAACCAATCTATCAAAGTTGCGCCGATTCATGATGGGAAACCACTAGACGAACACAAGTTAGACTGCACCTCTGAGGACTCAAAGACGTCCACCAATGGCAGCCGGTATGAGCCAGATGGTGGATCACTTACATGATATGCAGTCTCAAAGTACTTCTCCATTGTGTAATGCCAGTCGATGCCGTATGTTTCAAGTATAGAGCCAAGATGAGAGGCCCGTATCGTGCCATTGCCGATGATGTCGACAGAGATTCCGCCTGCCGGGCACTCGACTCTGTCGTCTGTGCCATGAGGACTAGCCGCTGAATCATGAGTTGCTGTCGATGTATGGTTGTATATACATGGAAACCTGAGCCTTGAAAAAAGATGTCGAGTCAGCAGGTTATCCTCCATACCGGGCAACTAGCCGAAAAGATACCGTTGGCAGCGCCCGCACTGCGGCCAATTCCTATCACATCTTCTCTTGCCATGTGTGCATTTATCGCAGGCTCGGGCGGCATATCCTTGGGCCTCTGACAACTCAGGTTGGACCATTTTCGTGCAAGCAATGCGGAGAAGTCATTCGGTTGTGGgagcaaacttggcaatTTCTGACTCAGCAACCATCAATTATTGTTACTGGATACATCTGCACACAGTGCCGATTGGCCAGTCTGTCCCGCCCTGGCTATCAAATGACTGTTCGCGCCGCGATAGTCGGTCCGATGGATTTTGCCTTGTTTCTCGTGGAATTAACTCAGATGCCCAAGCGCTCGCAGTCTAAATCCCCCCCGGCATCATTGTACATAGCTTGGGCAGCAGCCAAGCATGTCATGTCAAGTGCCCCGTGCcatatattaataaaagactaCGCCTTCCAGATGGCCCTACAAGATATCACGCAGGCCTACACACAATCAACCACAGGACTCCAGAGGCTGGTTTTGGCGAGATTACCGAAGCAAATACAGCATCACTTATTTTAAGGCTGATTGGGCTGGCAAGGCCGAGTCTTGACGCCCAACAGAGGTGTCCGTGCGCAGAGCCCTGCTTTTCCTAGATTTCATTGCCATAAGACTCGTCTTTTCGAAGCTAGATATCGCAAATACTGCATGATCTTTGATGAGCCACATGAAACAACATGTTAATAATCTACctatatacttaaaatatcTGCGAGATAGGACCGTGCACCTAACTTCAATCAAGAACATAACTTTTTCTCACCTATATTTAAGCACGTAAAAGGTGCGATATATACCTAGTTATGTTGTAAGTATTAACGTCTTGCATCTTTGGTAATACTTACTTACGGTCTCCTGCGTCCCAGTAGGCCGGACTGGTTTCTGCTTCTTCCGACTGATTAGGCACCCGAATCATGAATGCCCTCTCCCTTCGGGGAAGTAAGGGAACCAGCCTGCTTATTTACGCCAGGCCCGCCAACCCTGTCTCCTCATTATTGCTTCTTGTCTGCCGCCAAGAGGCAGAAGAACTTGGACTATAATTGCCTCTGTTAGCATAATTCGTTTAATGTACTCCTAAACGTGGAGAACATACCCAGACTTGGTCGTCAGTCTCGTGGCAGCTTCCACACTGATAACGATGCACGTGTATTAATATACCACTCTGACCTACTAAGAATTCACCCCAAGATATGCATGACTTACGCCGCCGTTTTTTTCACAAGCAGAAGTAAGGCTATTAACCTCCGACCCAGACTGTAAATGTTAGTTTAACACAGGCTGTAAACTGATAGAACGAAAAGGCTGCTTACTATTGGTTTAAGCATGCAAGTAATACGCCTTGGCTAGTTTGTAGCTATTGCATTAGAATAATCTTGATGGCTATATGTTCAGACAAGCCGGTacagctacggagtacctacacGGTGTACAACCTTATCAGACCACTGTGTTAGTATACCTCGGTCTCAGCGTACTTGAAGTGGGATGGTAATTACTATATTATTGGCCTTGTGAGGATATAGTGTCAGCGAGTTACTACTATACTAGTTTCAGTAGGAATGGAAGTACACGAACCGGATCCTATATTAGAGTTAGTGTACGTATTACTTTATAGGCTGGGGTAAAAGTATCCTTACTACTAAATCGTCGATCTTGTTAGTAAGTGTTAGCGTGTTACTACTCTAAAGCTTACAAAAGCGCACTCACTTCGgcctatattattattagcaTATATTTCTTCTTTATTAGAGAGTGCTAGCTTACTCTAAGTTGACAGTCTCTGGGTGTCTCCTTGTTCCAAGAGTAATATTTGATGGCTTCTTGCGCGGTCTGTAATcgtaaaataattagttcTTGGCTAGATATAGCGGTTCCATAAAAGGTTATAGGGTTACCATATTCTTGGGATCAATAGGCCCACCGAATATATCAGTGAAGTCGACTGCTGGCGTATTCGAGGGTGCTGGGGCCGTGTCCCAAACCGGCCCGTCGTCCACTCTCTTCACTGGTCCGGCAAGGCATAGTCCGGTGAAAGCGGCAACGAGAGGAACAAAAGATCTCATGGTGTCGTAACCTGCTAATTTCTAAAACGATTAAAGTCCTGGATAGATATGGATAGTAAACGAGCTGAAATACACAATTGATACTATTTCAAGACGAGGTGGTGTCAAAGGTGACGCGAAGTAAcagctttaatatattacGTCAAATAGTCTTTGCATAAAGGCCAAGAACCTTAATCCTTTCTCTTACAGGGTCAGGCTAGTATTTTACCCGCAGGGTTCAAAGAACTGAGTCAAGCCTATATCAAGGGTGCTTAATAGAGCACGGCTATTATGAGGGCCCGAATATCCCGCCCCTTCCACCTGTTATAGCCCGAATTAATAGCCAGTGTCACGTCACGGGTTAGACCCTGGAAGAGACTCGGCCGAAGACCTTGTTGCGTCGTCACGTTGAAATTGATCGCGACCACGGTCGCGATACTAATGTCAAACGGTTGCCTAGACAAACGTCATAGTCAGTGCACGTAAAGGATATTACAGGGGATCTCTCCTCTGAGCTCCTTAATTCTTCCTTTTTGTAACAGGATCGTTAGGTAGATTGAATAAGTCAATCTTTCCAAACCTTCACAAGATTGATTGCTGTGCGCATAGTCAATGCTAATTTTGTAACGGGCTGGGCCCGAGAATGACTCGGCTGCGCTCTCGCCCCTGGGACCTGCCAATGAGCGAGATTAGCAGCGGCCAGCTCAGGAGCTCAAGGGCTCCTCAagctctccttttcttgttctttcttctgtttcttcttcagctttggATCAATTACTCGTAGTACTCGTGCCCCGCCCCACACCTAAGAGTCAAGTTCTTCTTGGCAATGCAATTAATATGTTGGTTCGTAACACGCTTCTGGCTGAATAAGCCTCATGCCCCTTGCAAATAGGTCATAATTGGGTCAAAAAGCCCACCGGGGCCGGCTTTGGATCGGCTCGGCATGAATTTGGACGTCAAATTAGCCGAAGGCAGCACGTACGACTCATGGTGGCCCCGCTTCGGATCGCCCTCTTACAAAGTAGGCTGGTCGGGGCCAGGGTTAGTTTCGCACTTTGACGTGCGGAAAAATAGATGTGAATCCCATCCCAAATATGTTTTCCAGCTTgattactaatatattatttcATATAGCTTATCAAAGATCGCATTAACTGTAATATCCCACTTACCTCACCCTGTATTCACCTTTACCTGTACCTGCACCTTCACCTTCACCTTCAAGTTCGACGTGGCATTCGACACCGCCTTCGACTTCACGTTTGCTTTCACCTGGAATTACTATTCGACGTGACATCCATGTTAAAGCTGGTCCAATCAAATTGTGCGGTGTGACGACACGTACTTCCTGTCAAATGATATTCCGCCCCAGTCGAGGAAGCGTCTCTCGCACGGAAAGCTCGGCACCTTAGCAGTAGATAATATATacctttattatattaattaatagcttttttctagctataaaaaagaggaaataATACgcctttttattaaaagtaatttagcCTATATATTTCGCTGTATCAACTTCCCCGGAGATTCTACTCTACGTCTTCCGCTTGCTAAGCCCAGCTTTCTTCCGCCAAGATGCTCGTCGCCTTCTTGTCTCCAGGCAGTGGTACCAGCTTGCCAGGCCAGTTCTTCTCCAAGACCTAGACTTCTCTGCAGAATCACTTCGGAACTTTGTTCTCGTGTCGAACAAGGCGGGCATGATTCGTTCGATACGGAATCACGTAAAAACACTCagccttgcccttgatgTCTTTGAGAACTGGCATTCAGCCCAATTCGAGCCAAGTAGCAAAGAATTGTCCGGTATCGACCTCCAAACTATGAATACATGGACCTCCGAGTTGAGTGACTTCCTGGTTGCTCTCGCTAGCATACTCACACAATGTACGAAGCTGCAGTCTCTCAAACTTGAGACACGACCGGAGGGACATGGCCCACGGGCTGGCCTTCCTCGCCGCGACTATTTGATGGCATCGCCTCTGGCTAGCCTTGTCTTCATCAGCCGCCTTACATGCCTTGAAATTGATACAGGAGGTACACGTCTCATTCAAAACAATACCTCCAAAATGCATCTTTGTACAAACATCAACAAAATGCTTCCGACTCTTCGGCGGTTTCGCTGCCGGACTAGTGACATCTGTCCTCGGATCTTAGACGTCCCGCGAAACGGCGCGCTCATTAGTCTCGAGGATTTCGTCATTAATTTGAGTCTTTCGGAAATGTCTAGTTGAGATACTTCATACCGATACCCAATCCGCTGTGAGCATATTCCCGGCGACAGTTTTCCTCGATTAAAGGCAGATGTAGAATCCCACGCGACAAAGGTTGTGCAAATGATGAAGAATCCACGTATTGCAAGGATCGTGTCACATACGTTTCCTGGCCTGAAAATGCACTCGTTTGATGCTATAACGGGACGCCGAATGCTACTTTCCTCTGCCGCGCCATGGGATGCGGATGGCGACGAAATCGAAGACAGAGTTGTAGTCCAAGATCTCTTCGACTCTGATTCTTCGTCTGAAGAGTATTTGCTATAGTGTCGCATAAAGACTGGACATGACGAGATATATAACAAGTCCAACTACATACTTCAGGCACTTTGCACTTTGCATATTTTAAAACTCGGCTCAGCAAGCACAGCACAGAGCCGTCGAGCACTGGCTCTATTATTTGGGCCTATCTAATAAAATTTGATTCCCCCATAGACGGCAACTAGCTGCTCCCATGATACCTTGTCCCCATAAATGAGTCTGGACACCAACCGCCCATCACATACAGCTCGATGTGGGCGGCTATAGGTGCATCGATGAGTGATTTCGGCTTGTTTGGAGCCGAGAATCATGGAGAGCGTTGTTTTCCGGCCAATAGCCGCTGAAGATTGTTCTGTTTTATTCACCAGCTCTTGCAAACAGTTGCGGGTTGCATCTCTGAAGGCGACAATCggttggttttcttggtccGGCAACGCGGGAAATGTGATGAATTCCGGCGAGACAGCCAGACGCTCCAATGGGGCAGTCGCCGTCAGACTCCAATCAAGCACACCCGTCAAGTTATACTCATCGTCAAAAAGAAGGTTTCCATAGTGAAGGTCAAAGTGGCACAGGGGGAAGGGTCCACGAAGCCTGTCCTCAATAATAATATGAGAGATGGCCGTCTTTAAAACCCAGCAAGCGGTCGTCCACTCTGGATCGCTAGCATGCGCCTCAAGAGCACTCCTATTTGCGTTCTGCCGCGACAAATAAAACCACTCTAGCGATGTTTCAATATGTGGTATCGCCGAGGCCGTATCCACTCTCTCCCATGGAATAATCGTAGGGGGCTCATCGCAGTTTTCGCCGCACCAGATCCGCCCAAGACGATCAAAAGATAGGTTTTCAAGTTGGAAGAGGACATCTGCCAGCTGCCTTGCAACTTGTGGAAGGCACTCAGCCGGTACGTCACTCGCAATGGTGGAATCGAGGACTCGGCCCTTCAGGCGCTCCATGAGGATATACGGAAAGCCAAACTCGTTAGATAGCGAAGGGTCAAAGACAAAAACCTCTGGAACTGGTATAGTTGTTCGGCTTTTGAGAGTTTTCATGGTGGCAATTTCACTCAGCATATCCATGGCATGGTCGCGGGCGTGAGACAAGTCCACTGGTACGTGCTGGACCCTAGCAATCCAGTTCACATGGTCGGAAAACCCAACTTTGAGCACGAGATTGTTCATGCCGTATGTGAAAATCTTCGAGTCAATGGTACAGGTGACGCCTGCTGGAATGCTTTTATCTCGAGCTTTGCGGGAGAGGAGCGCCACCTCTTGGAGGTATTCAAAGTTGGCAGTAGCCAGAACCGCCTGGATTTGCCCGTGGATCCTGTTGGCGCCTGCATCCAGGCTGTCGGACGTGACCCAGTTGGCGTTTGGGGACGTATTTGGCATATTGAAGGGATTCTTTACGTCTTGGTATTGTTTGTCGTCTCTTTGCTAAAACCAGGACGGGAGAAGATTATCGCTCTTCCCTGTAGTTGTTGAGAGTAAAATTTGCATCGACACCCCAAAAGTTCAATAGGTTCGGCCCGCAGCTTGCAGCAATAGCTGTTAGTCATTGAATGTTGGCAGAAGGAAGGATGGCACGGTGCTAACcggacttcaatgttcattGGTGGACCACGTAGGTTGATGCCTAAATACCCCGACTGCCTTCAAAGTTCCTACAAAAAGGGCGCCAGGTATCAAATATGGATCGAATCTGGTCAATGCATAACTACATGTACAGCCGGacatgttacacggaaatcgccctgttacacaagggctacggtcacgggattagggcagaaggtcctcaccgacttcttgtataaatagacatcttcggtccctcaaggccttgaggaaaaccaaggacctttgataccaaagacggttattagatgaattgagtaattgctccaagctaggcccttgtcacagacaTGACCCTTGAATGTTGCCATGTGTCACCCATGTGTGACCAGATATTACAAGGGGGGTTACTGCCAATTAAAGAGATTATTAGTAGGGCAAGATAATACCAGACCTGATAAGCCGATAAAAGTCAACATCTTATCAATACAAGTTACAATTACACTCCCTGCCCAGCTTTGTCATTATGCTAAAGACTGTTTCTATTTCTATTAAGAAGGCCCAATTTCCCGACATTGCAGCTAGGAGATAAGCAAAGGAGAAGAGCTCCAGAGAAAAGGACCGAACAAACAAAGATCTTTGCAATTATGCAAGCCGCACCTTACTGTATCACTGCCTGGGAGGCTGAATCGTTGTTCCGGCAGGGAGGTAGTAAACCGGGATGCGTATGTCGACCACACGAGAGCACAAGCCTTTTGCAGGGAGGCAGTCCTCTATAATGGCTATAAAAAGGCGGAACGCCAGATATCATAAAGGAAGCCTATTAATACGATCCTCTGCGCGAATTCCGGTGTGAAGACAAAGACGAATAAGTCGGATGGCTTCCAAGTGATTCAATAAGCGAGGTGCTCCATGATAGCATCCATCTCCTTAACTACAATGAGTTTCGAAACCAGCTAGAATCGTCGCACAAGGAGCTACTCCAGGACCAAGTTGAAAATCAATGTCCAACAAGGGATGAAATTGAGACTGCAAACAAGGAACTTCCGCCATATGCTTactgcctgcctgcctgggATGATGCACAACGAGGATGAAATATGGCAAGAAAGGAGAATCTGCATGAGTGTGGAGCGGCCAATGCGgaacttatattaatagcaGTGATGGACAGCTTAATCATGGTTGCTGTGGTCCGTTCCAGTTTGAGGGAGTGTATGGATTCGTGAAACCCGAGGATGGTGAAAGGTGGTGTCATGGCGTGgaggaggacaagaaggTGGCCGAGGACCTTCGTAAAATAATAATCACTGATGAATACTAGGTATAGACCTGGcattaagtatatttaaatatatatttaagaGATGTAGTCCCGGGACACGTTCTGGTCCAGCTGAATTTCCACAGGCGCCAACCGACCTGTTACTTTCCTCCCATATTACTGCTTATAGATTGCGTAAGGAACCAATGCAGCTccagcaacagccagacAGTTTTATTGGACGGGTATTTAGTATCAATTGTAAGGCATAGATAGACAGGTGCGCGCCGATATTAAGAGTTGTCGAGGTACTGATGGTCAAAATTCACCGAGCTCGCAACTTGGCTCGTCAGGACTGCGACTGCGGGACTCGAATGCCATGGAATCAGACGATGTCTCTGGTGTCTGCGAGCTTACTTTACAGGACCTCACTTTAGATGACAACAAGATGCACTGGAGAGAGGACCGCCTCCAGGGAGAAACTGCGCGCACTGATGTCAAAGGGGTTCTCGAGTGGGAGATTGGCCGGTTTCCACGAGCACCAGACCGTGCAAAAAGGGACACGGCACAGACGCCATGGACCCAAGGGACCGCCATCGCGAGAAGAAACAAgttgttgacgaggagcAGGTTCAAAAAAAATACCGTGCCCGACCCATATCTGCTATCGGGAATACTGGGCATTACAATCCATCAGTGCATTAACGTCGAGGCCAATAAGCCGAACAAGAAATCCATGAGTCACGTCAACTTCAGGGGACAACATTCTAATGGGAAtgatgctgaagaagaaacTTCCAACGTTGACTATATCTCATCCGTCTATGTCGCAGCCGACATCAACGACAAACTAGTTTACAAACCGCTGGTGAaatgcatcaccaacaccCCAGTTTTCAACTCGAGCACAGAAACATACATCGGTCTCGGTGACGGCATTAATACCAAAAGGCATACCTTGCGTACTAGTAGATCGCGGATGGCATGTAAAGGGTGGTAAAAGACAGAAAGCGGCTACACGTGGACGTTGGCGGATGAACAAGCCTCACTGTAGATATATGTCGCCGCTTGTATTAGCGTTTTTGGGAATCTCGGAGGCAGTACCTGGTCTACTGATCAAGACGAGGAGAAAAAATAAGAGTTTTACTATTATCTGGCTTTCTACTTTAACTGATAATAAATCCCAGAAGTTAACACTCCCCGTCTTTAAGACAAATAATCAAGATCGTTAAGAACGTCTTATCCAGAATATTGTGTCCGAGTCTGACAACAATATAGGATTAAATCAGGTTAGAGAAGTAAGGTTTTTGAGATAATTTGAGGCGGGGTTAGACAAGAGTCACCAAAGATTCCTTGGGAAGGGAAAATGTAGCTATAGTCGTTAGAGTTCCTATTATAGCTAGGTGGCCACAGGGAAGGGCAGTACGTGAGACTGCTTATTGGTTCTTATTCACACAAAGTAGGAACTAATATGTGACGTAGGACAGAGAGAGTCACGAGTTAATCCCAGGTGTTGAATAATAGACTAGCCAGTGCACGCCCCAGGTAGCTTCACATGATCGATGAGAGTGCCGGTTAATTCTGGCTGTCATTCAATGGGAATACTCGCTTTTAGTCCAATACTTGGACATACTAACCGGTCAAATTGCAGACGGCTATGTTATCGGTCGGTGGGAACGTTTATTGGCCATGatccttcttcatcctcatcctttTTGCCAGGATTTGTAATATTCGAATTGCGCCGTGACAAACAATAATGCAACTGCCTCGCAACCAGGAACAGTCCGTTAGAACTCCTTTGTAATTCCTCACGCGAGTCCAGGCTTAGATTAATTGTACAGTAGCTGCAGACGCATTATACTACAAGAAAGACTGTTTATAACACAAGACCTCACACCAGCATCTACTAGTCCGCCATAGAAACCCACACGAATCCAGCAACAAACAGTCCAAAACACAGAACCGTCAGAATCCACGCGCCCGCCCGGTCACCTGTGCTAATATCCGGaagcttcttctcgccaTTATTAGCATGACCACTCCCATCATTGCCCTTGGAGATGCCACCCGTCGCATTAGTCACCGGCGGACTACTACCATCAATCAACAAGCTCGACACTGCCGCCAGCGCACTCATGGCCTCCCCAGCGCCGCTCGTGTGATCGACCTCGGGATCGTAATACTTTCCCGAGGACCAGTAAAAGCCGCACACTCTCCCGCTGCTCCCGCCCGTACACTGGGCAACAGCCGCCTCTGTGGAGTTTTTCAAGACGGGCAAAATCGTCTCGCGCGTGAAGGGCGCGACCTGTGTGACGACGGACAGCCAGCGATGGACGTAGCCTTTGAAGGAGAGCATATCGGCCGTGCACTGGCCCTGCTTCATCTCGCAGTTGGGCTCGTATGCCACGCCCTTGGGGAAGAAGTTCTTCAGTGAGGCTGCGAGTAACTTGTCGATGCGGGATTTCCACTTCTCATCGCCGTTGGTCTATTACCCCCCCGAAAAACAGAACAAGGTTAGAATCGAGCTCTAGGTCGTGGTTGTCGGGGGAAAGAAGGGCATTATTACATAATTGTACATAAACGCCGCGCCTTGTAGAaggatggcggcgttgtAAGAATACGTGGCTCTGGTAAGGATTGAACAGTTGGTAGCTCCATAGCCGCCATCATACACCAGCCAGGACTCGTGGTCGATGTATTTCACTTCCCAGATCCAGTCCCAAGAAGCCTCGGCGTATTTGGCATACGTATCGTTGTTCGTGTACCGCGCCAGGCGGGCGcccatgttgaagaagcaACCGTTTGAGATGGCTATGTAGGTCGAATGGGTAAGATAACAAGGCGAGCCGCGGACAGACGGAGGATACTAGAAACAAACGTACTATTTTTGTAGTCATATCCCTTGTTGGTTGGGGGGATTTGCCAGTGTAAACCTCCTCCGCATAACTCATCATGTCTACTCGGATCCGCCTGAGTCGCCCAGACGGACTGGGCCAGCGCGAGCCATTGCGGCTTATCGGCCGGGGGATTCGGGAAACGCGTCTCGGCTGCGAGGAGGGCGCTCATTCCCCAGAAAGCCTGGTCATCATTCCCCAGCGAGAGGGAGTAGTTCTCCGTCATGTAGTCGGCCGAGCCTCCCACCTGGTGAAGCATACCC harbors:
- the DCW1_3 gene encoding Mannan endo-1,6-alpha-mannosidase DCW1; translation: MILRTSCGFGRWAAATICLISQLDSRVSAAYKIDTVDGIKETARSMAADLRSHYHGDEYGQVPGILPGPPSENKGPYYWWQGGALMGTFIDYWHLTGDTTYNDLVMQGMLHQVGGSADYMTENYSLSLGNDDQAFWGMSALLAAETRFPNPPADKPQWLALAQSVWATQADPSRHDELCGGGLHWQIPPTNKGYDYKNTISNGCFFNMGARLARYTNNDTYAKYAEASWDWIWEVKYIDHESWLVYDGGYGATNCSILTRATYSYNAAILLQGAAFMYNYTNGDEKWKSRIDKLLAASLKNFFPKGVAYEPNCEMKQGQCTADMLSFKGYVHRWLSVVTQVAPFTRETILPVLKNSTEAAVAQCTGGSSGRVCGFYWSSGKYYDPEVDHTSGAGEAMSALAAVSSLLIDGSSPPVTNATGGISKGNDGSGHANNGEKKLPDISTGDRAGAWILTVLCFGLFVAGFVWVSMAD